A window from Frischella perrara encodes these proteins:
- a CDS encoding IscS subfamily cysteine desulfurase, translated as MKLPIYMDYAATTPVDPRVAEKMMQYLTLDGVFGNPASRSHRYGWQAEEAVDIARNQIADLIGADSREIVFTSGATEADNLAIKGAAHFYQSKGKHIITCKTEHKAVLDTCRQLEREGYEVTYLAPESNGLIDLNKLEQAMRDDTVVVSIMHVNNELGVIQDIEKIGELCRSRGIVFHVDATQSVGKLPIDLTKLKVDLMSFSSHKLYGPKGIGGLYVRRKPRIRIEAQMHGGGHERGMRSGTLPVHQIVGMGEAYRIAKEEMTSEMPRLQALKERLWNGLKDIDEVYLNGSMENSVANILNVSFAYVEGESLMMALKDLAVSSGSACTSASLEPSYVLRALGLNDELAHSSIRFSLGRFSTEEEIDYVIKLLHDSIGKLRELSPLWEMFKDGIDLSQIKWSAH; from the coding sequence ATGAAACTTCCAATTTATATGGACTATGCTGCAACAACGCCGGTCGATCCACGTGTAGCAGAAAAAATGATGCAATATTTAACGTTAGATGGCGTTTTTGGTAATCCAGCCTCCCGTTCGCATCGCTATGGTTGGCAAGCAGAGGAAGCCGTTGATATCGCTCGTAACCAAATTGCAGATTTGATTGGCGCTGATTCGCGTGAAATTGTTTTTACATCAGGTGCTACCGAGGCAGACAATTTAGCAATAAAGGGGGCTGCACATTTTTATCAATCAAAAGGTAAGCATATTATAACTTGTAAAACCGAGCATAAGGCGGTATTAGATACTTGTCGTCAGCTTGAAAGAGAAGGTTATGAAGTTACTTATTTAGCGCCAGAATCCAATGGTCTGATAGATCTTAATAAACTTGAACAAGCCATGCGGGACGATACAGTCGTTGTCTCTATTATGCATGTAAATAATGAGCTCGGTGTTATCCAAGATATTGAAAAAATTGGTGAGCTATGCCGAAGCCGTGGTATTGTTTTTCATGTTGATGCGACGCAGAGCGTTGGTAAATTACCGATTGATTTAACAAAATTAAAAGTAGATTTAATGTCATTTTCAAGTCATAAACTGTATGGACCTAAAGGAATTGGTGGTTTATATGTAAGACGAAAACCTCGTATCCGGATTGAAGCACAAATGCATGGTGGTGGTCATGAACGAGGTATGCGTTCTGGTACTTTACCTGTACACCAAATTGTCGGTATGGGTGAAGCTTATCGTATTGCTAAAGAAGAAATGACTAGCGAAATGCCACGTTTACAAGCATTAAAAGAACGGTTATGGAACGGTTTGAAAGATATAGACGAAGTTTATCTTAATGGATCGATGGAAAACAGTGTAGCGAATATCCTTAATGTTAGTTTTGCATATGTTGAGGGTGAGTCATTAATGATGGCATTAAAAGATTTGGCTGTGTCATCAGGTTCTGCTTGTACTTCTGCCAGTTTAGAACCATCTTATGTGTTACGCGCATTAGGTCTTAATGATGAGTTAGCCCATAGCTCAATCCGTTTTTCTTTAGGCCGTTTTAGTACTGAAGAAGAAATTGATTATGTGATTAAGTTATTACACGATTCAATTGGTAAATTAAGAGAGTTATCGCCATTATGGGAAATGTTTAAGGATGGAATCGATCTGTCCCAAATTAAATGGTCGGCTCATTAA
- the iscU gene encoding Fe-S cluster assembly scaffold IscU produces MAYSDKVIDHYENPRNVGSFDKNDPNVGSGMVGAPACGDVMRLQIKVNDEGIIEDAKFKTYGCGSAIASSSLVTEWIKGKSLDEASAIKNVDIAQELALPPVKIHCSILAEDAIKAAIEDYKNKKNK; encoded by the coding sequence ATGGCATATAGTGATAAAGTAATTGATCATTACGAAAATCCTCGTAATGTTGGTTCATTTGATAAGAATGACCCAAATGTAGGCAGTGGTATGGTAGGCGCACCGGCATGTGGTGATGTGATGCGTCTACAAATCAAGGTCAATGATGAAGGTATTATTGAAGATGCAAAATTTAAAACTTACGGTTGTGGTAGTGCGATAGCATCAAGCTCACTGGTAACTGAATGGATTAAAGGTAAGTCTTTAGATGAGGCTAGTGCAATTAAGAATGTTGATATTGCACAAGAATTAGCTTTACCGCCAGTAAAAATACACTGCTCCATTCTTGCTGAGGATGCTATTAAAGCAGCAATCGAAGATTATAAAAACAAGAAAAATAAATAA
- the iscA gene encoding iron-sulfur cluster assembly protein IscA: protein MSVTLTESAAVRVQSFLTNRGKGVGLRLGVKTSGCSGMAYVLEFADEINDDDTIFEDKSIKIIVDTKSLVYLDGTELDFVKEGLNEGFKFNNPNVKNECGCGESFNV from the coding sequence ATGTCAGTTACTTTAACTGAAAGTGCAGCGGTACGTGTACAGTCTTTTCTCACTAATCGAGGTAAAGGTGTTGGTCTTAGACTTGGTGTAAAAACCTCCGGTTGTTCAGGAATGGCTTATGTTCTTGAATTTGCTGATGAAATAAATGATGATGATACAATATTTGAAGACAAATCAATCAAAATTATTGTTGATACAAAAAGCCTTGTTTATCTTGATGGAACCGAGTTAGATTTTGTCAAAGAAGGATTAAATGAAGGATTTAAGTTCAATAATCCAAATGTCAAAAATGAATGTGGCTGCGGCGAAAGTTTTAACGTCTAG
- the hscB gene encoding Fe-S protein assembly co-chaperone HscB, which translates to MKNNYFDLLALPMILPINLSQLSLNYQQLQKQYHPDNYATASESEKMAVVQKSATINAAYLTLKDPIKAAEYRVALEGININEEQQTIHDSEFLQEQFMLREQLDEIDQVHDFERLELFYDEILKRKNQVYLQLLAYINQSNWLATKQPLYQLRYFVKLIEQIELQQEKHFDL; encoded by the coding sequence ATGAAAAATAACTATTTTGATTTATTAGCGTTACCAATGATATTACCGATCAATTTGTCCCAACTGAGTTTGAATTATCAACAGTTACAGAAGCAGTATCATCCAGATAATTATGCAACGGCTTCAGAAAGTGAGAAAATGGCGGTTGTTCAAAAATCAGCTACAATAAATGCTGCTTATCTAACTTTAAAAGATCCGATTAAAGCTGCCGAATATCGAGTAGCTTTAGAGGGAATTAATATCAATGAAGAACAGCAAACCATTCACGATAGCGAATTTCTGCAAGAGCAGTTTATGTTACGTGAACAGCTTGATGAAATTGATCAAGTTCATGATTTTGAAAGGTTAGAGTTATTTTACGATGAGATTCTCAAACGTAAAAACCAAGTTTATTTACAATTATTAGCTTACATTAATCAATCTAACTGGTTAGCTACCAAGCAACCATTATATCAACTTCGCTATTTCGTAAAGTTGATTGAACAAATAGAATTGCAACAAGAAAAACACTTTGATTTATAG
- the hscA gene encoding Fe-S protein assembly chaperone HscA yields the protein MVLLQISEPGQTPPPHERRIAVGIDLGTTNSLVATVRSGQAETLPDLEGHHLLPSVVHYGFDHDGNSITTVGEKAKNGAALDPINTVSSVKRMMGRHVDDIDFHHLPYKITASENGVPILNLPNKSVNPIQVSADILRALIERAKQSLGQEPDGVVITLPAYFDDAQRQATKDAANLAGLHVLRLLNEPTAAAIAYGLDSAQEGVIAVYDLGGGTFDISILRLSKGVFEVLATGGDSKLGGDDFDQQLVTWIVEHAKIEKPDDPFIQRQLLDLANQIKQQLSINEEVGIEFYGWNGKISRSEFNQLIEPLVKKTLFACRRALKDANVTQEEVVEVVMVGGSTRIPYIRDKVGQFFGRTPLTSIDPDRVVAIGAAIQADILVGNKPDADMLLLDVIPLSLGIETMGDLVEKIIPRNTTIPCARAQEFTTFKDGQTAMMIHVLQGERETVADCRSLAHFTLHGIPPMPAGGAHIRVTFQVDADGLLSVTAMEKSTGINATIQVKPSYGLTDKEIASMIQDSLSYAELDKQIRQLAEQKVEAARVLESLNAALEKDVDLLSQSELNAILAQKQNLEDKMTGENSAEIEKQIKALDLLTQDFAAKRMDRSIKDALTGHRVDDI from the coding sequence ATGGTTTTATTACAAATCAGCGAGCCAGGGCAAACTCCCCCTCCACATGAACGACGTATAGCAGTTGGTATTGATCTGGGAACAACCAATTCGCTTGTGGCAACTGTGCGTAGTGGGCAAGCCGAAACTTTACCTGATTTAGAAGGTCATCATTTATTACCTTCTGTTGTTCATTATGGTTTTGATCATGATGGTAATAGTATCACCACTGTCGGTGAGAAGGCAAAAAATGGAGCAGCACTGGACCCAATTAATACGGTGAGTTCAGTAAAAAGAATGATGGGGCGTCATGTCGATGATATTGATTTTCATCATTTGCCCTATAAGATAACTGCCAGTGAAAATGGTGTGCCGATTTTAAATTTACCAAATAAATCAGTCAACCCGATTCAAGTTTCTGCTGATATTCTAAGAGCATTAATAGAACGGGCAAAACAGTCATTAGGTCAAGAGCCTGATGGTGTTGTCATTACATTACCTGCTTATTTTGATGATGCGCAGAGACAGGCAACAAAAGATGCTGCTAATTTAGCCGGTTTGCATGTTTTACGTTTGTTAAACGAACCTACAGCAGCTGCAATTGCTTATGGATTAGATTCTGCACAGGAAGGTGTAATTGCTGTATATGACTTAGGTGGAGGTACTTTTGATATATCTATCCTTCGTTTAAGTAAAGGCGTGTTTGAGGTGCTAGCCACTGGGGGAGATTCAAAATTAGGTGGCGACGATTTTGATCAGCAATTAGTAACATGGATTGTTGAACATGCTAAGATTGAGAAACCTGATGATCCCTTTATCCAACGTCAATTACTTGATTTGGCTAACCAAATTAAACAGCAGCTATCAATCAATGAAGAAGTTGGAATTGAATTTTACGGTTGGAATGGCAAAATTAGTCGTAGTGAATTCAATCAGTTAATTGAACCTTTAGTTAAGAAAACGTTGTTCGCTTGTCGTCGTGCATTAAAAGATGCCAATGTCACTCAAGAAGAAGTCGTTGAAGTTGTTATGGTGGGAGGTTCAACTCGGATCCCTTATATACGTGATAAAGTTGGACAGTTCTTTGGTCGTACTCCTTTAACGTCTATTGATCCTGATCGTGTTGTGGCGATTGGTGCTGCTATTCAAGCCGATATCTTAGTAGGTAATAAACCCGATGCAGATATGTTATTACTTGATGTAATTCCATTATCATTAGGTATTGAAACCATGGGGGATTTAGTAGAAAAAATAATTCCACGTAACACAACTATCCCTTGTGCTAGGGCTCAGGAATTTACAACATTTAAAGATGGTCAAACCGCTATGATGATCCATGTTCTACAAGGTGAACGTGAAACAGTTGCGGATTGTCGTTCTTTAGCTCACTTCACTTTGCATGGAATACCGCCAATGCCTGCTGGCGGTGCTCATATACGTGTTACTTTCCAAGTAGATGCAGATGGGTTATTAAGCGTCACTGCCATGGAGAAGTCTACTGGTATAAATGCGACAATTCAAGTCAAACCTTCTTACGGACTAACCGATAAAGAAATTGCATCTATGATCCAAGATTCATTAAGTTATGCCGAATTGGATAAACAAATTCGTCAGTTAGCAGAACAAAAAGTAGAAGCCGCACGAGTATTAGAAAGTCTAAATGCCGCACTTGAAAAGGATGTCGATTTATTATCACAATCCGAGCTTAATGCAATATTAGCCCAGAAACAAAATTTAGAGGATAAGATGACTGGCGAGAATAGTGCAGAGATCGAAAAACAGATAAAGGCATTAGATCTATTAACCCAAGATTTTGCGGCAAAAAGAATGGATCGATCAATTAAAGATGCGCTAACTGGCCATCGTGTTGATGATATATAA
- the fdx gene encoding ISC system 2Fe-2S type ferredoxin, protein MPKITFLPNADLCPEGITIEAEKGESILDAALRNDIEIDHACEMSCACSTCHCIVRKGFDSLEPSDEQEDDMLDKAWGVEPQSRLSCQAIVEDEDLTVEIPRYSLNHAKEDH, encoded by the coding sequence ATGCCAAAGATTACTTTTTTACCTAATGCCGATCTTTGTCCAGAAGGTATAACCATTGAGGCCGAAAAAGGTGAGTCAATTCTAGATGCTGCTTTGCGCAATGATATTGAAATTGATCATGCTTGTGAAATGTCGTGTGCTTGTTCGACATGCCATTGTATCGTGCGTAAAGGTTTTGATTCTTTAGAACCAAGTGATGAGCAAGAAGATGATATGCTAGATAAAGCTTGGGGAGTTGAACCACAAAGCCGACTAAGTTGTCAGGCTATAGTTGAAGATGAAGATCTGACGGTGGAAATCCCTCGTTATAGTCTGAATCATGCTAAAGAAGATCATTAA
- the fmt gene encoding methionyl-tRNA formyltransferase, whose translation MTENKANKSLKIIFAGTPDFAAKHLQALLNSPHQVIGVFTQPDKPAGRGNKLTASPVKQLALQNNLPVYQPISLKDSANQQIIADLNADIMIVVAYGLIFPQTVLDMPKYGCLNVHGSLLPRWRGAAPIQRACWAGDTETGITIMQMDVGLDTGDMLYKEKCHIEDDDTSATLYNKLAQIGPDALLKTLMLIIEGKAKPEKQNESQVTYATKLSKQEAKLDWNLTATQLERCIRAFNPWPVSYFEINGELIKVWQANVISETTDKTPGTILRADKSGIQIATQNGVINMTLLQPAGKKPMSAQDFLNSRKAWFIVGNII comes from the coding sequence ATGACAGAAAACAAAGCTAATAAATCACTTAAAATTATATTTGCTGGTACGCCCGATTTTGCGGCTAAACACTTGCAGGCATTACTAAATTCACCTCATCAAGTCATTGGCGTTTTTACCCAACCAGATAAACCAGCCGGTCGCGGTAATAAACTCACAGCCAGCCCCGTTAAACAACTTGCTTTGCAAAATAACCTTCCGGTATATCAACCCATAAGCTTAAAAGATTCAGCTAATCAACAAATTATTGCTGACCTGAATGCTGATATTATGATTGTTGTAGCATATGGATTAATTTTTCCACAGACCGTTTTAGATATGCCTAAATATGGCTGTCTAAATGTTCACGGTTCGTTACTTCCAAGATGGCGTGGTGCTGCACCTATCCAACGTGCTTGTTGGGCTGGTGATACTGAAACAGGTATAACGATCATGCAAATGGATGTAGGCTTAGATACCGGAGATATGCTATATAAAGAAAAATGTCATATAGAAGACGATGATACCAGTGCAACTTTATATAATAAATTAGCACAAATCGGTCCAGATGCTTTACTAAAGACTTTAATGCTTATTATAGAAGGGAAAGCAAAACCCGAAAAGCAGAACGAATCACAAGTAACCTATGCGACTAAGTTATCTAAGCAAGAAGCCAAATTAGATTGGAATTTGACGGCAACTCAACTTGAAAGATGCATACGAGCATTTAACCCTTGGCCCGTTAGTTATTTTGAAATAAATGGTGAACTAATTAAAGTATGGCAAGCAAATGTTATATCTGAAACAACAGATAAGACGCCGGGAACCATTCTACGAGCTGATAAATCAGGTATCCAAATAGCAACTCAAAATGGTGTCATAAATATGACGCTATTACAGCCAGCTGGCAAAAAACCGATGTCTGCCCAAGATTTTTTAAATTCACGCAAAGCATGGTTTATTGTGGGTAATATTATTTAA
- a CDS encoding SLC13 family permease, with protein MEQYQLLIVCGLLFITIILFSFTKLRMDIIAILAITAIMVTGILTPTEALSGFSDPNIVLIALLFIIGESLVRTGISYQMSEYILKVAGKNDIQIIILIMLSVALLGSVMSSTGVVAIFIPVVISIASHSGIHVKKLMMPLCIAALISGMMTLVATAPNLVVNSELERVELEGFKFFSITPIGIGVLIVGLLYCVISRNWLVSKKQIDESQKSPTRRQITDLIREYKLSGRAHRAQILPGSPFIGKTIDNLHLRSQQGVNVIGIERWRKFRKVLIPVNRMTEFYQGDVLLLDYCNSDDDYRNFLNTYMLEPKILRGEYFSDQVKEVGMAEVALLPESSLYGKTLNEIDFRSKYYLTVIGIRRNHAPIEANNLFEEKLQISDTLLVCGDWGSIRKLQTRTNDFVVLDFPADIDDVAPASSQAIAALINLAIMIILMVSGIVPNVVAALIACLLMGLTRCIDMASAYKSIHWPSLILIIGMMPFAIALNKTGGINLFSDLLKAHLSGYGPYVAITFIFLLCSLVGLFISNTATAILIAPIAINIALSFGYSPYPFAMTVAIATSASFITPVSSPVKSMIVAPGGFSFSDFVKVGVPLTCLVLIVDVILVPLFFPF; from the coding sequence GTGGAGCAATATCAATTACTCATTGTGTGTGGTTTGTTATTTATTACTATCATACTCTTTTCCTTTACCAAATTACGTATGGATATAATCGCAATTCTTGCGATAACAGCAATTATGGTTACGGGTATTTTGACACCGACCGAAGCATTATCTGGCTTTAGTGATCCCAATATTGTTTTGATAGCCTTGTTATTTATTATTGGAGAAAGTCTTGTTAGAACTGGTATTTCTTATCAAATGAGTGAGTATATTCTTAAAGTAGCTGGTAAAAATGATATCCAAATCATTATATTAATTATGTTGAGTGTTGCTTTATTAGGCTCTGTAATGAGTTCCACTGGTGTCGTTGCTATTTTTATTCCTGTAGTGATCAGTATTGCCTCTCATTCAGGCATACATGTTAAGAAATTAATGATGCCATTATGCATTGCAGCTTTAATTAGTGGCATGATGACATTAGTTGCCACAGCACCAAACTTAGTGGTTAATAGTGAATTGGAACGTGTTGAACTTGAAGGATTCAAATTCTTTTCAATCACGCCTATTGGTATTGGGGTATTAATTGTCGGATTGCTTTATTGTGTTATTAGCCGTAACTGGCTTGTGTCTAAAAAACAAATAGATGAATCACAAAAATCACCAACACGTAGGCAAATCACCGATTTAATTCGAGAATATAAATTATCTGGTCGTGCGCATCGCGCCCAAATATTACCTGGCTCACCTTTCATTGGTAAAACAATTGATAATCTACATCTTAGGAGCCAACAAGGGGTTAACGTAATTGGAATTGAACGATGGCGGAAATTTAGAAAAGTGCTCATCCCCGTAAATAGGATGACTGAATTTTACCAAGGAGATGTTCTTTTATTAGATTATTGTAATTCTGATGACGATTATCGAAATTTTTTAAATACCTACATGTTAGAGCCTAAAATCCTACGAGGCGAATACTTTTCTGATCAAGTAAAAGAAGTGGGTATGGCTGAGGTAGCATTGCTACCAGAATCGTCATTATATGGTAAAACGTTAAATGAAATTGATTTTCGTAGTAAATACTATCTCACGGTAATTGGTATTCGTCGCAATCATGCACCTATTGAAGCTAACAATTTATTTGAAGAAAAGTTACAAATTAGTGATACCTTATTAGTTTGCGGTGATTGGGGCTCAATCCGAAAATTACAAACCCGTACGAATGATTTTGTCGTACTTGATTTCCCTGCCGATATTGATGACGTAGCGCCAGCCAGTTCTCAAGCTATTGCTGCACTGATTAATCTTGCTATTATGATTATCTTAATGGTTAGTGGTATAGTTCCGAATGTAGTTGCCGCGTTGATTGCCTGTTTATTAATGGGACTTACACGTTGCATTGATATGGCAAGTGCTTATAAATCAATTCATTGGCCAAGTTTAATTCTTATTATTGGTATGATGCCTTTCGCTATTGCATTAAATAAAACAGGCGGGATTAATTTATTTTCTGATTTACTAAAAGCACACCTAAGTGGTTATGGACCTTATGTAGCAATAACGTTTATTTTTCTACTCTGTTCACTGGTAGGCTTATTTATTAGTAATACTGCGACGGCAATATTAATTGCCCCTATTGCCATTAACATTGCTCTTAGCTTCGGCTATTCACCTTATCCATTTGCCATGACTGTCGCCATTGCTACGTCTGCTTCTTTTATCACACCAGTGTCGTCACCAGTAAAATCGATGATTGTTGCACCCGGAGGATTTAGCTTTAGCGACTTTGTTAAAGTAGGCGTACCATTAACCTGTTTAGTACTTATCGTGGATGTAATATTAGTGCCATTATTCTTCCCATTTTAG
- the rpsJ gene encoding 30S ribosomal protein S10 produces the protein MQNQRIRIRLKAFDHRLIDQSTAEIVETAKRTGAQVRGPIPLPTRKERFTVLISPHVNKDARDQYEIRTHKRLVDIVEPTEKTVDALMRLDLAAGVDVQISLG, from the coding sequence ATGCAGAACCAAAGAATCCGAATCCGTCTAAAAGCATTCGATCATCGTTTGATTGATCAATCTACTGCGGAAATCGTTGAAACTGCGAAGCGTACTGGTGCGCAAGTTCGTGGTCCTATTCCATTACCGACGCGCAAAGAGCGTTTCACTGTATTGATTTCACCACACGTTAATAAAGACGCTCGTGATCAATACGAGATTCGTACTCATAAACGTCTAGTCGATATCGTTGAACCAACTGAAAAAACAGTTGATGCTTTGATGCGTCTAGATCTTGCTGCCGGTGTTGACGTGCAGATCAGTTTAGGTTAA
- the rplC gene encoding 50S ribosomal protein L3: MIGLVGRKVGMTRIFTEDGVSVPVTVIEVEANRVTQVKSLENDGYQAIQVTTGSKKANRVNKPEAGHFAKAGVEAGRGLWEFRFEEGEFTVGQSINVDIFTDVKKVDVTGTSKGKGFAGVTKRWNFRTQDVTHGNSLAHRGHGSIGQNQTPGKVFKGRKMAGHLGNERVTVQNLDIVRVDAERNLLLIKGAVPGAINSDVIVKPAIKA; this comes from the coding sequence ATGATTGGTTTAGTCGGTCGAAAAGTAGGAATGACACGAATCTTCACTGAAGATGGTGTTTCAGTTCCTGTAACCGTAATTGAAGTTGAAGCTAACCGCGTAACTCAAGTAAAAAGCCTTGAGAACGATGGTTATCAAGCTATTCAGGTAACTACAGGTAGCAAAAAAGCTAATCGTGTAAACAAACCTGAAGCAGGTCATTTTGCTAAGGCTGGCGTTGAAGCTGGTCGAGGTCTGTGGGAATTCCGTTTCGAAGAAGGCGAATTCACTGTAGGTCAAAGCATTAATGTCGATATTTTTACTGACGTTAAAAAAGTTGATGTTACTGGTACATCTAAAGGTAAAGGTTTTGCTGGCGTTACAAAACGTTGGAATTTCCGTACTCAGGATGTTACACATGGTAACTCTTTGGCACACCGTGGTCATGGCTCTATTGGTCAAAACCAAACTCCAGGTAAAGTGTTCAAAGGTCGTAAAATGGCAGGTCACTTAGGTAATGAACGTGTAACTGTTCAGAACTTAGATATTGTACGTGTTGATGCAGAACGTAACCTTTTATTAATTAAAGGTGCAGTGCCAGGCGCAATCAATAGTGACGTAATTGTTAAACCAGCGATTAAAGCTTAA
- the rplD gene encoding 50S ribosomal protein L4, whose translation MELVVKDAQALSVSETTFGRDFNEALVHQVVVAYASGARQGTRGQKTRAEVAGSGKKPWRQKGTGRARSGSVKSPIWRSGGVTFAAKPQDHSQKVNRKMYRGALKSIFSELVRQDRLVVVEKFTVEAPKTKLLTQKLKAMDLNDVLIITSEVDENLFLASRNIYKVDVRDVAGIDPVSLIAFEKVLMTVDAVKQVEAMLAEEKVA comes from the coding sequence ATGGAATTAGTAGTTAAAGACGCGCAAGCGCTTTCTGTTTCAGAAACTACCTTCGGACGTGATTTTAATGAAGCATTAGTTCATCAAGTTGTTGTTGCTTATGCATCAGGAGCTCGTCAAGGAACTCGTGGTCAAAAAACTCGTGCAGAAGTAGCTGGTTCTGGCAAAAAACCATGGCGTCAAAAAGGTACTGGTCGCGCTCGTTCAGGTTCAGTAAAGAGCCCAATCTGGCGTAGTGGTGGTGTAACATTTGCAGCTAAACCACAAGATCATAGCCAAAAAGTTAACCGTAAAATGTATCGTGGTGCATTAAAGAGCATTTTCTCTGAATTAGTGCGTCAAGATCGTTTAGTGGTAGTTGAGAAGTTCACTGTAGAAGCTCCTAAGACTAAGTTATTAACTCAGAAATTAAAAGCAATGGATCTTAATGATGTATTGATTATCACTTCTGAAGTTGATGAAAATCTTTTCTTAGCTTCACGTAATATCTACAAAGTTGATGTACGTGATGTTGCTGGTATTGATCCAGTTAGCTTAATTGCATTTGAAAAAGTTCTCATGACTGTTGATGCAGTGAAACAAGTTGAGGCAATGTTAGCAGAGGAGAAAGTAGCATGA
- the rplW gene encoding 50S ribosomal protein L23 — protein sequence MILEERLLKVLRAPHVSEKASLSMEKSNTLVLKVAKDATKKEIKAAVEKLFEVKVNDVNTLIVKGKVKRRGQQIGRRSDWKKAYVTLAEGQNLDLAGVTE from the coding sequence ATGATTCTAGAAGAGCGTCTGCTTAAAGTCCTGCGTGCACCACATGTTTCTGAAAAAGCATCTCTTTCAATGGAGAAAAGTAACACACTAGTGTTAAAAGTTGCAAAAGATGCTACTAAGAAAGAGATTAAAGCCGCAGTTGAAAAACTATTTGAAGTTAAAGTAAACGATGTAAATACTTTAATCGTAAAAGGTAAAGTTAAACGTCGTGGTCAACAAATCGGTCGCCGTAGCGACTGGAAAAAAGCTTACGTCACTTTAGCGGAAGGTCAAAACTTAGACCTTGCGGGCGTCACTGAATAA
- the rplB gene encoding 50S ribosomal protein L2: MAVVKCKPTSPGRRHVVKVVNPELHKGKPYAPLLDTKSKTGGRNNNGRITTRHIGGGHKQHYRIVDFKRNKDGIPATVERLEYDPNRSANIALVLYKDGERRYILAPKGLKAGDQIQSGVDAAIKTGNCLPMRNIPVGSTVHNIEMKPGKGGQLARSAGSYVQIIAREGSYVTLRLRSGEMRKVLSDCRATIGEVGNSEHMLRVLGKAGATRWRGVRPTVRGTAMNPVDHPHGGGEGRNFGKHPVSPWGQKAKGLKTRSNKRTDKYIVRHRNKK; encoded by the coding sequence ATGGCAGTTGTTAAGTGTAAACCTACATCTCCGGGTCGTCGCCACGTTGTTAAAGTGGTTAACCCAGAGTTGCATAAAGGTAAACCTTATGCACCTTTGCTTGATACAAAGAGCAAAACTGGTGGTCGCAATAATAATGGACGTATTACTACTCGTCATATCGGCGGTGGTCATAAACAACATTATCGTATTGTTGACTTTAAACGTAATAAAGATGGTATTCCTGCTACTGTTGAACGTTTGGAATATGATCCAAACCGTAGCGCGAATATTGCATTAGTTTTATATAAAGACGGTGAACGTCGTTATATTCTAGCTCCAAAAGGCTTAAAAGCCGGAGATCAGATCCAATCTGGTGTTGATGCAGCGATTAAAACAGGTAACTGTTTACCAATGCGTAATATCCCTGTTGGTTCTACCGTGCATAATATCGAAATGAAACCTGGTAAAGGCGGACAGCTTGCTCGTTCTGCTGGTAGCTATGTTCAAATCATTGCACGTGAAGGTTCATATGTAACTCTTCGTCTTCGTTCTGGCGAAATGCGTAAAGTATTATCTGATTGCCGTGCTACTATTGGTGAAGTAGGTAATTCAGAGCATATGCTTCGCGTATTGGGTAAAGCTGGTGCAACACGTTGGCGTGGTGTTCGTCCTACTGTTCGCGGTACGGCGATGAACCCAGTAGATCACCCACATGGTGGTGGTGAAGGTCGTAACTTTGGTAAACATCCTGTGTCTCCATGGGGTCAAAAAGCCAAAGGATTGAAAACGCGTAGCAACAAACGTACTGATAAGTACATTGTTCGTCATCGCAATAAGAAATAA
- the rpsS gene encoding 30S ribosomal protein S19 has protein sequence MPRSLKKGPFIDLHLLKKVEKAVESGDKKPLRTWSRRSTIFPNMIGLTIAVHNGRQHVPVYVTDEMVGHKLGEFAPTRTYRGHAADKKAKKK, from the coding sequence ATGCCACGTTCTCTCAAGAAGGGTCCATTTATTGACCTACACTTGCTGAAGAAGGTAGAGAAAGCGGTGGAAAGCGGGGACAAGAAACCATTACGTACTTGGTCCCGTCGTTCAACGATCTTTCCTAATATGATCGGATTGACCATCGCTGTCCATAATGGTCGTCAGCACGTACCAGTTTATGTAACCGATGAAATGGTTGGTCATAAATTGGGTGAATTTGCGCCGACTCGTACTTATCGCGGTCATGCAGCAGATAAGAAAGCTAAGAAGAAATAA